Proteins from one Mycolicibacter virginiensis genomic window:
- the scpA gene encoding methylmalonyl-CoA mutase, with protein MTTSTSHGTLGSFAEVALHGDRVAEPVTEAAVAEHVAAAAAAHGYTPEQLEWQTPEGIAVKPVYTAADRSAAVAEGYPLDSFPGEAPFVRGPYPTMYVNQPWTIRQYAGFSTAADSNAFYRRNLAAGQKGLSVAFDLATHRGYDSDHPRVQGDVGMAGVAIDSILDMRQLFDGIDLSAVSVSMTMNGAVLPILALYVVAAEEQGVPPEKLAGTIQNDILKEFMVRNTYIYPPKPSMRIISDIFGYTSAKMPKFNSISISGYHIQEAGATADLELAYTLADGVDYIKAGLDAGLDIDKFAPRLSFFWGIGMNFFMEVAKLRAGRLLWSELVARFDPKSSKSLSLRTHSQTSGWSLTAQDVFNNVARTCVEAMAATQGHTQSLHTNALDEALALPTDFSARIARNTQLLLQQESGTTRPIDPWGGSYYVEWLTHQLAQRARAHIEEVEAHGGMAQAISDGIPKLRIEEAAARTQARIDSGRQPLIGVNKYQVAEDQEIEVLKVENSRVRAEQLAKLEQLRAERDEAACQAALAELTRAAGATGPAGDDGLGNNLLALAIDAARAKATLGEISDALEKVYGRHQAEIRTISGVYRDEVGKGSNIASATVLVEKFAEADGRRPRILVAKMGQDGHDRGQKVIATAFADIGFDVDVGALFSTPDEVARQAADNDVHVVGVSSLAAGHLTLVPALRDALAQVGRPDIMIVVGGVIPPGDFDELYAAGATAIFPPGTVIADAAVDLLKTLASQRGYSLADQAEPAADQK; from the coding sequence ATGACCACGAGCACCTCGCACGGCACGCTCGGCAGTTTCGCCGAGGTCGCGCTGCACGGTGACCGCGTCGCCGAACCGGTGACCGAAGCCGCTGTCGCCGAGCACGTCGCGGCGGCCGCCGCCGCGCACGGCTACACACCCGAGCAGTTGGAATGGCAGACCCCGGAGGGAATTGCGGTCAAGCCGGTGTACACCGCCGCCGATCGCTCCGCCGCGGTCGCCGAGGGCTACCCGCTGGACAGCTTCCCCGGCGAAGCGCCGTTCGTACGCGGGCCGTACCCGACGATGTACGTCAACCAGCCGTGGACGATTCGCCAGTACGCCGGGTTCTCGACCGCGGCGGACTCCAACGCGTTCTACCGCCGCAACCTCGCGGCCGGGCAGAAGGGTCTGTCGGTCGCGTTCGACCTGGCCACCCACCGCGGCTACGACTCGGATCACCCGCGGGTGCAAGGCGACGTCGGAATGGCCGGGGTGGCAATCGATTCCATCCTGGACATGCGGCAACTGTTCGACGGGATCGACCTGAGTGCGGTCAGCGTCTCGATGACCATGAACGGCGCCGTGCTGCCGATCCTGGCGCTGTATGTGGTGGCCGCCGAGGAGCAGGGGGTGCCACCGGAGAAATTGGCCGGCACCATCCAGAACGACATCCTCAAAGAGTTCATGGTGCGCAACACCTACATCTATCCGCCGAAGCCGTCGATGCGGATCATCTCCGACATCTTCGGCTACACCAGCGCGAAGATGCCGAAGTTCAACTCCATCTCGATCTCGGGCTACCACATCCAAGAGGCCGGTGCCACAGCCGATCTCGAGTTGGCCTACACCCTGGCCGACGGAGTGGACTACATCAAGGCCGGTCTGGACGCCGGTCTGGACATCGACAAGTTCGCGCCCCGGCTGTCGTTCTTCTGGGGCATCGGGATGAACTTCTTCATGGAGGTCGCCAAGCTGCGTGCGGGCCGGCTGCTGTGGAGTGAGTTGGTCGCGCGGTTCGACCCCAAGAGCTCGAAATCGTTGTCACTGCGCACACATTCGCAGACTTCCGGCTGGTCACTGACCGCCCAGGACGTCTTCAACAACGTCGCGCGCACCTGCGTCGAGGCGATGGCCGCCACTCAGGGCCACACCCAGTCGCTGCACACCAACGCCCTGGATGAGGCGCTGGCGCTGCCCACCGACTTTTCCGCCCGCATCGCCCGCAACACGCAGCTGCTGCTGCAGCAGGAGTCGGGCACCACCCGGCCGATCGACCCGTGGGGCGGCTCCTACTACGTGGAATGGCTGACCCATCAGTTGGCGCAGCGAGCCCGGGCCCACATCGAGGAGGTCGAGGCGCACGGCGGCATGGCCCAGGCCATCAGTGACGGCATCCCGAAGCTGCGCATCGAGGAGGCCGCCGCCCGCACCCAGGCCCGCATCGACTCCGGGCGTCAGCCGCTGATCGGCGTCAACAAGTACCAGGTTGCCGAAGACCAAGAGATCGAGGTGCTCAAGGTCGAGAACAGCCGGGTGCGCGCCGAACAGCTCGCCAAACTGGAGCAGCTGCGCGCCGAGCGTGACGAGGCGGCCTGCCAGGCCGCGCTGGCCGAGCTGACCCGGGCGGCCGGGGCTACCGGCCCTGCTGGGGATGACGGGCTGGGCAACAACCTGCTGGCGCTGGCCATCGACGCCGCTCGAGCCAAGGCCACGCTCGGGGAGATCTCCGACGCACTGGAGAAGGTCTACGGTCGCCATCAGGCCGAGATCCGTACGATTTCTGGCGTCTACCGTGACGAAGTCGGGAAGGGCAGCAACATCGCTAGCGCAACCGTCCTGGTCGAGAAGTTCGCCGAGGCCGACGGCCGTCGGCCCCGCATCCTGGTCGCCAAGATGGGCCAGGACGGACACGACCGTGGCCAGAAGGTGATCGCCACCGCGTTCGCCGACATCGGTTTCGATGTGGACGTCGGCGCGCTGTTCTCCACCCCCGATGAGGTGGCGCGCCAGGCTGCGGACAACGACGTGCATGTGGTCGGGGTGTCCTCGCTGGCTGCCGGGCACCTGACGTTGGTGCCGGCGCTGCGTGACGCGCTGGCGCAGGTGGGCCGGCCCGACATCATGATCGTGGTCGGGGGCGTGATCCCGCCCGGCGATTTCGACGAACTCTATGCCGCCGGGGCGACCGCGATCTTCCCGCCCGGCACGGTGATCGCCGATGCTGCCGTGGACCTGCTGAAGACCCTCGCGTCCCAGCGCGGCTACAGCCTCGCCGACCAAGCAGAACCGGCGGCAGACCAGAAATAG
- the mutA gene encoding methylmalonyl-CoA mutase small subunit, producing the protein MSIDVSAEPAGMEQARARWRAAVAGVLAKSARREPADIDAETGGEPERLLDTPVEGLAGQGGFAVRALYTAFDALPEPPLPGQWPFVRGADARRDVNTGWKVAEVFPIGGAASAADANGAVLSALTDGVSALTLRVGEAGVPAAELRGVFDDVYLDLVPVLLDGAGAGDYTTAAETMLALVDALDPDNRANLSVDLGADPLTAPLTDRPAPSIDEVVAVASRAVAHPGVRAIAVNGPALHNLGAGASGELAAGLAAAVAYLRVLTDAGLPVADAARQISFRIAADDDQFITIAKIRAARQLWARVTEVAGAPEAGAALVHAETSLAMMTQRDPWVNMLRTTLAAFGAGVGGADTVLVWPFDTVIPGGQPGTSTTFSRRIARNTQLLLLEESHLGQVLDPAGGSWFVEDLTEQLAQQAWRQFQEIEALGGFEAAREHIAERIAEVAAARAADIAHRRSAITGVNEYPNLDEPPLAAPSESADSSAPVGVRRYAAQFEGLRDRSDAYLARTGARPQVLLLPLGPMAEHNIRTTFAANLLASGGIAVINPGTLDAEQVAAAVAAAGSPAAAVLCGSDARYGAEAAAVIGAARTAGVDRVYLAGPAKALASNADTDPNPDDYLTMKINAVQALSDLLTRLGA; encoded by the coding sequence GTGTCAATCGACGTGTCCGCCGAACCCGCCGGCATGGAGCAGGCCCGGGCCCGGTGGCGTGCCGCCGTAGCCGGGGTGCTGGCCAAGAGCGCGCGCCGCGAGCCGGCCGATATCGACGCCGAGACCGGCGGTGAGCCCGAACGGCTGTTGGACACCCCGGTCGAGGGGTTGGCGGGGCAGGGTGGCTTCGCGGTGCGGGCGCTCTACACCGCGTTCGACGCGCTGCCGGAGCCGCCGTTGCCCGGCCAGTGGCCCTTCGTGCGCGGTGCCGACGCCCGGCGCGATGTCAACACCGGCTGGAAGGTTGCCGAGGTCTTTCCCATCGGCGGAGCGGCTTCGGCCGCCGACGCCAACGGTGCCGTGCTGAGTGCCCTGACCGACGGCGTCAGCGCGCTGACCCTGCGCGTCGGCGAGGCGGGCGTGCCGGCGGCCGAGCTGCGGGGCGTCTTCGACGACGTCTACCTGGACCTGGTTCCGGTGCTGCTCGACGGTGCCGGTGCCGGCGACTACACCACGGCCGCCGAGACCATGCTGGCGCTGGTCGACGCGCTCGACCCGGACAACCGCGCCAACCTGTCGGTGGATTTGGGTGCCGACCCGCTGACCGCGCCGCTGACTGACCGGCCGGCACCATCGATCGACGAGGTGGTCGCGGTGGCGTCGCGGGCCGTCGCCCATCCGGGGGTGCGGGCCATCGCCGTCAACGGCCCGGCCCTGCACAACCTGGGCGCCGGCGCGTCAGGGGAGTTGGCTGCCGGCCTGGCCGCGGCTGTGGCCTACCTGCGGGTGCTCACCGATGCCGGCCTGCCGGTGGCCGACGCCGCCCGCCAGATCAGCTTCCGGATCGCCGCCGACGACGACCAGTTCATCACGATCGCCAAGATCCGGGCGGCGCGCCAACTGTGGGCGCGGGTCACCGAGGTCGCCGGGGCGCCCGAAGCCGGGGCCGCCCTCGTCCACGCCGAGACATCTTTGGCGATGATGACGCAGCGTGACCCGTGGGTGAACATGCTGCGCACCACCCTGGCCGCCTTCGGCGCCGGAGTCGGCGGGGCCGACACCGTGCTGGTGTGGCCGTTCGACACGGTGATTCCCGGTGGGCAGCCCGGCACTTCGACAACGTTCTCGCGGCGGATCGCCCGCAACACCCAACTGCTGCTGCTGGAGGAGTCGCACCTGGGCCAGGTGCTGGACCCGGCCGGCGGATCCTGGTTCGTCGAAGACCTCACCGAACAGTTGGCGCAGCAGGCCTGGCGCCAGTTCCAGGAGATCGAAGCGCTCGGCGGATTCGAGGCCGCCCGCGAGCACATCGCCGAGCGGATCGCCGAGGTTGCCGCCGCGCGGGCCGCGGACATCGCACATCGGCGCAGCGCGATCACCGGGGTCAACGAGTACCCGAACCTTGATGAGCCGCCGTTGGCTGCGCCTTCCGAGTCGGCCGACTCGTCGGCCCCGGTCGGCGTGCGACGCTACGCGGCGCAGTTCGAGGGGTTGCGGGACCGCTCCGACGCCTACCTGGCGCGCACCGGTGCCCGGCCGCAGGTGTTGCTGTTGCCGCTGGGGCCGATGGCCGAACACAACATTCGGACCACGTTCGCCGCGAACCTGCTGGCCTCCGGCGGCATCGCGGTGATCAACCCCGGCACGCTGGATGCCGAGCAGGTGGCCGCCGCCGTCGCGGCGGCCGGCTCACCCGCCGCGGCGGTGCTGTGCGGCAGCGATGCCCGCTACGGCGCCGAAGCGGCCGCGGTCATCGGGGCGGCGCGCACCGCCGGAGTTGACCGGGTCTACCTGGCGGGGCCCGCCAAGGCACTGGCCAGTAACGCTGACACCGATCCGAACCCAGACGACTACCTGACCATGAAAATCAATGCGGTGCAGGCGCTGTCGGACTTACTGACCCGATTGGGGGCCTGA
- a CDS encoding TVP38/TMEM64 family protein, with amino-acid sequence MPAATRIPDVLRGAWSVFIATARQVALRRLALTTAVVGSLVAVALLVPVPSAVQLRDWAQTLGPWFPVAFLVAHTVVTVFPFPRTAFTLAAGLLFGPWLGVLLAVVASALSAVGVLILMRVFGWQLSRVVRHPRLDSLDARLRQRGWPAVVSLRLIPAIPFSVINYAAGASAVRLVPYTVATLIGLLPGTAAVVVLGDALTGEVSPLLFAVSACTAAVGVALLVYEVRSHRAHRPEAGPETRELDPAESVTIG; translated from the coding sequence ATGCCCGCCGCGACCCGAATCCCGGATGTGCTGCGTGGCGCCTGGTCGGTCTTCATCGCCACCGCGCGTCAAGTGGCGCTGCGACGGCTGGCGTTGACGACGGCCGTCGTCGGAAGCCTCGTCGCGGTGGCACTGCTGGTCCCGGTGCCCTCCGCCGTGCAGCTGCGGGACTGGGCGCAGACGTTGGGGCCGTGGTTTCCGGTGGCGTTTCTGGTGGCGCACACCGTCGTCACGGTATTCCCCTTTCCACGGACCGCGTTCACGCTGGCCGCCGGCCTGCTGTTCGGTCCGTGGCTGGGCGTTCTGCTGGCGGTTGTGGCCAGCGCGTTGAGCGCCGTGGGGGTGCTGATTTTGATGCGGGTATTCGGTTGGCAGTTGAGCCGGGTAGTACGTCATCCGCGGCTCGACTCACTCGACGCCCGCCTTCGTCAGCGCGGTTGGCCCGCCGTGGTGTCGCTGCGGTTGATTCCGGCGATCCCGTTCTCGGTGATCAACTACGCCGCCGGCGCCTCGGCGGTGCGACTAGTCCCGTACACGGTGGCCACCCTGATCGGTCTGCTACCGGGCACGGCCGCCGTGGTGGTGCTCGGCGACGCCCTGACCGGTGAGGTGAGCCCGCTGCTGTTCGCGGTTTCGGCGTGCACTGCCGCGGTCGGGGTGGCACTGCTGGTCTACGAGGTGCGCTCGCACCGCGCACACCGGCCCGAGGCCGGCCCGGAAACCCGCGAACTGGATCCGGCCGAATCGGTGACCATCGGCTGA
- a CDS encoding FeoA family protein, translating to MRRWRPRSSQGTESATVLADLAPGQQATITGAASHAPPAVANRLRQLGFRPAARVDVVRRAPLGDPTIYRVQDTELCLRRREARLIEIDGVGGGQR from the coding sequence ATGCGCAGGTGGCGGCCGCGATCGTCGCAGGGAACCGAATCGGCGACCGTGCTCGCCGACTTGGCGCCGGGCCAGCAGGCCACCATCACCGGTGCCGCATCGCATGCCCCGCCGGCGGTGGCAAATCGACTGCGGCAGCTCGGTTTCCGCCCGGCCGCCCGCGTTGACGTGGTCCGTCGGGCCCCGCTGGGCGATCCCACCATCTACCGCGTGCAAGACACCGAACTGTGTCTGCGGCGTCGGGAAGCCCGCCTGATCGAGATCGACGGCGTCGGGGGTGGTCAGCGATGA
- the feoB gene encoding ferrous iron transporter B, with translation MTNCHEGSATAIRVTPAQRIALVGSPNAGKTSLFNHLTGLRAKTGNYPGVTVGRSVGMVTVGGVEVAIEDLPGTYSLDPISPDEQVVADVLAGGIDGIGRPDAIVLVADATTLRRSITLVGQVLRLDLPTLLVLTMTDELRSRRGGVDVEALTAAIGVPVVAVIANRGAGIEGLRALLGSRDTWSGPAVLPPSEAEALDAWGTSVLCAANYVAPHRDQRTARIDGLVLHPLWGLVIFFAVMFAFFQIIFTVAAPLQDRIAAGLDWLGSQVDGHLGGTVIGGLIGDGVIGGVGTVLQFLPQIVLLFLLIALLENVGYMSRAAFLMDRVMARTGLEGRAFVAMLSSFACAVPGIMATRTLPSSRDRIATIISAPLMTCSARLPVYTLLVGLLVAPQTRWWGFSAQGVTMFLLYLGGGTSALLAAAVFKSTILRSDLLPFTMELPPYRFPSPTAVLIAMWNAAKIFLRKAGTVILATSLVLWVLMNLPTRSAETAALPPPDATAYVLDHSYAAGIGRAIEPVFAPLGFDWRTNIALVGSLSAREVFVSTLGQVSAATNPTDPHQALLSMSDDNGRRVFSAPTVIALMVYFMFALQCMSTVAVMRRETNSWRWPAFAFGYMFVLAWVMAFAARSIAVGLGA, from the coding sequence ATGACCAACTGTCACGAGGGCAGTGCCACTGCCATCAGGGTGACGCCGGCACAGCGGATCGCGCTGGTCGGAAGCCCGAACGCCGGCAAGACCAGCCTGTTCAATCACCTGACCGGGCTGCGCGCCAAGACCGGCAACTATCCGGGCGTCACGGTGGGGCGCAGCGTCGGGATGGTGACCGTCGGCGGTGTCGAGGTGGCGATCGAAGACCTGCCCGGCACCTACAGCCTGGACCCGATCAGCCCGGACGAACAGGTTGTTGCCGACGTGCTGGCCGGCGGAATCGACGGGATCGGCCGGCCCGACGCGATCGTGTTGGTCGCCGACGCCACCACGCTGCGCCGCTCGATCACCTTGGTGGGCCAGGTATTGCGCCTGGATCTCCCCACCCTGTTGGTGCTCACCATGACCGACGAGTTGCGTTCGCGTCGAGGTGGAGTCGACGTGGAAGCTCTGACGGCCGCGATCGGCGTACCGGTCGTCGCCGTCATCGCCAACCGGGGCGCCGGCATCGAGGGCCTGCGCGCCCTGTTGGGGTCCCGCGACACCTGGTCAGGGCCTGCGGTACTGCCGCCGTCGGAGGCCGAGGCACTCGACGCCTGGGGCACCTCGGTGCTTTGCGCCGCGAACTACGTTGCCCCGCACCGAGATCAGCGGACCGCCCGGATCGACGGCTTGGTACTGCACCCGCTGTGGGGCCTCGTGATCTTCTTCGCGGTCATGTTCGCGTTCTTCCAGATCATCTTCACCGTCGCCGCCCCACTGCAGGACCGGATCGCCGCCGGGCTCGACTGGCTGGGATCGCAGGTCGATGGCCACCTCGGCGGCACGGTGATTGGCGGTCTGATCGGCGACGGAGTGATCGGCGGTGTCGGCACCGTGTTGCAGTTCCTTCCGCAGATTGTGTTGCTGTTCTTGCTGATTGCACTGCTGGAGAACGTCGGTTACATGTCACGTGCCGCATTCCTGATGGATCGCGTCATGGCCAGAACCGGACTGGAAGGTCGCGCGTTCGTGGCGATGCTGTCCTCGTTCGCCTGCGCAGTCCCCGGGATCATGGCAACGCGCACACTGCCGTCATCGCGTGATCGGATCGCCACCATCATCAGTGCGCCCTTGATGACGTGCTCCGCGCGGCTGCCGGTCTATACCCTGCTGGTCGGGCTCCTGGTCGCACCGCAGACGCGTTGGTGGGGCTTCAGCGCGCAGGGCGTCACCATGTTCCTGCTGTATCTGGGTGGTGGCACCTCGGCTCTGCTGGCCGCAGCGGTGTTCAAGTCGACGATTCTGCGCAGCGACCTGCTGCCGTTCACCATGGAACTGCCGCCGTATCGCTTCCCCTCGCCCACTGCGGTTCTCATCGCGATGTGGAACGCGGCGAAGATCTTCTTGCGTAAGGCCGGGACCGTCATCCTGGCCACCTCACTGGTGCTGTGGGTGTTGATGAATCTGCCCACTCGCAGCGCCGAGACGGCAGCACTGCCGCCACCCGACGCCACCGCCTACGTCCTGGACCACAGCTACGCCGCGGGCATCGGCAGGGCGATCGAGCCGGTTTTCGCGCCCCTGGGCTTCGACTGGCGCACCAACATTGCGCTGGTCGGGTCATTGTCGGCCCGGGAAGTGTTCGTATCCACGCTCGGCCAGGTGTCGGCGGCGACCAACCCCACCGACCCCCACCAGGCGCTGCTGTCGATGTCCGACGACAACGGCCGGCGAGTGTTCAGCGCACCGACGGTCATCGCGCTGATGGTGTATTTCATGTTCGCGCTGCAGTGCATGTCCACCGTCGCGGTCATGCGTCGAGAGACCAATTCCTGGCGGTGGCCTGCTTTCGCGTTCGGCTACATGTTCGTCTTGGCCTGGGTGATGGCGTTCGCCGCCCGGTCGATCGCAGTGGGCCTGGGCGCATGA
- a CDS encoding NifU family protein → MIPMHAVATADPQRVRWVIDHDRLPAAGRVQQAPGRLGELRDGGVIDELTVAGSEITITLSRRQNWRARGEEIRVALDEALRAPADWRVAPAERSGDLTRAARELLEGPIGDIAASHGGAIELVEVTGDRVRVRMSGACHGCPASESTLYDRLQRELRRRFGDQVTVLVDNPSAAVSVGKTLLALFVRPTQNPSRRRIRG, encoded by the coding sequence ATGATCCCCATGCATGCGGTGGCCACCGCTGACCCGCAACGGGTGCGGTGGGTGATCGACCACGACCGTCTGCCCGCTGCCGGGCGGGTCCAGCAGGCTCCCGGCCGGCTGGGTGAGCTGCGCGACGGCGGCGTCATCGATGAGCTGACGGTGGCCGGATCGGAGATCACGATCACGCTCAGCCGCCGACAGAATTGGCGTGCCCGCGGCGAGGAGATCCGCGTCGCACTCGACGAAGCGCTGCGCGCACCGGCCGACTGGCGGGTCGCGCCCGCCGAGCGCAGCGGCGACCTGACGCGGGCAGCCCGGGAACTGCTGGAGGGGCCGATCGGCGATATCGCCGCATCCCACGGCGGCGCGATCGAGCTGGTCGAGGTGACCGGCGACCGGGTGCGGGTGCGGATGTCCGGCGCCTGCCACGGCTGCCCCGCCTCGGAATCGACGCTGTATGACCGACTGCAACGCGAACTTCGCCGCCGGTTCGGCGACCAGGTCACGGTTCTGGTGGACAACCCGTCGGCCGCGGTGTCTGTCGGCAAGACGTTGTTGGCCTTGTTCGTACGCCCAACGCAGAATCCGTCACGCCGGCGAATCCGCGGGTAG
- a CDS encoding nitroreductase family deazaflavin-dependent oxidoreductase, protein MPSLADTVSRLLSSRRLMRAPIWLYRARLGGLLGQRLLMLEHIGRRTGARRRVVLEVIDHTVGHSYVVASGFGERAQWFRNVRANPRVRVYAGSSVAIPATARVLEQAEADRVLGHYIERHPRAWEKFSAVLEKTLGEAVTPPNTALPLVELRLDR, encoded by the coding sequence ATGCCGTCCTTGGCCGACACGGTCAGCCGACTGTTGAGTTCACGACGGCTGATGCGCGCCCCGATCTGGCTGTACCGCGCACGACTCGGCGGCCTCCTCGGCCAGCGTCTGTTGATGCTCGAGCACATCGGGCGCAGGACGGGCGCCCGCCGCCGTGTCGTCCTGGAAGTCATCGACCACACCGTCGGCCACAGCTATGTGGTGGCATCGGGCTTCGGCGAGCGCGCTCAATGGTTTCGCAACGTCCGCGCTAACCCCCGGGTGCGGGTCTACGCCGGGAGCAGCGTCGCGATACCGGCCACCGCCCGAGTACTCGAGCAGGCCGAAGCCGACCGGGTGCTGGGCCACTACATCGAGCGCCACCCCCGGGCGTGGGAGAAGTTCAGCGCGGTACTCGAGAAGACACTGGGCGAAGCGGTAACCCCGCCCAATACGGCACTGCCGCTGGTCGAATTGCGCCTGGACCGATAG
- a CDS encoding MIP/aquaporin family protein, which yields MADRNASVRKYLTEMIGTFVFMFAVLGIVLSGTECVAATALGIGSVLMVMVYASGHISGGHLNPAVSVAAYLRGALPLGDLGPYIVAQLVGALAAFGVGFGLWHDKYATGTLDLAGTVWPAFLAELVFTFALCYVVLHTATSKDSAGNSFYGLAIGFVVTVGVVAVGAISGGAFNPAITFGLMLSGIFAWKFLWVYLIAQLLGAVVAAYAYKATTLDEHTAASSRRG from the coding sequence ATGGCTGATCGGAACGCCTCGGTGCGCAAATATTTGACCGAAATGATCGGCACGTTCGTTTTCATGTTCGCTGTGCTCGGCATCGTCTTGTCCGGCACCGAGTGCGTCGCCGCCACCGCGCTGGGCATCGGCTCGGTGCTGATGGTGATGGTCTATGCCAGTGGGCACATCTCGGGCGGCCACCTGAACCCGGCCGTCTCCGTGGCCGCGTATTTGCGCGGAGCACTGCCATTGGGTGACTTGGGGCCCTACATCGTTGCGCAGTTGGTCGGCGCACTCGCCGCGTTCGGTGTGGGTTTCGGGTTGTGGCATGACAAGTACGCCACTGGGACACTTGATCTGGCCGGCACCGTGTGGCCCGCATTCTTGGCCGAATTAGTATTCACATTCGCGTTGTGTTACGTGGTTTTGCACACCGCAACCAGCAAAGACAGTGCCGGCAACAGCTTCTACGGTCTGGCGATCGGATTCGTGGTGACCGTCGGTGTGGTGGCGGTCGGTGCGATCTCGGGCGGCGCGTTCAACCCGGCCATCACCTTCGGCCTGATGCTGTCGGGGATCTTCGCGTGGAAGTTCCTCTGGGTCTACCTGATCGCCCAGCTGCTCGGCGCGGTCGTGGCCGCCTACGCCTACAAGGCGACCACCCTCGACGAGCACACCGCCGCCTCCTCCCGCAGGGGCTAA
- a CDS encoding DoxX family protein — protein sequence MSALTARPTYAALAAFLAGDAVASAIPVPYVAKNMDAMGIPEEVRWAVPVAKAATALGLASVFRFPAVARLTTGLLTLYFAGALGIHLRVRNRIANIVPAVLLLMVFAAMTAQGPHTAGGGVRALEP from the coding sequence GTGAGCGCGCTGACGGCACGGCCGACCTACGCGGCGCTGGCCGCATTCCTGGCCGGAGACGCCGTGGCGTCGGCGATCCCGGTGCCCTATGTCGCCAAGAACATGGATGCCATGGGGATACCCGAGGAGGTCCGCTGGGCGGTCCCGGTGGCCAAAGCCGCCACCGCGTTAGGGCTGGCATCGGTGTTCCGCTTCCCGGCCGTCGCCCGGCTCACCACCGGGTTGTTGACGTTGTATTTCGCCGGGGCGCTGGGCATCCACCTGCGCGTGCGCAACCGGATCGCCAACATCGTGCCCGCTGTGCTGCTGCTGATGGTGTTCGCCGCGATGACGGCGCAGGGCCCGCACACCGCCGGGGGCGGGGTACGGGCCCTGGAGCCGTAG
- a CDS encoding SPFH domain-containing protein codes for MEGVTTGLLLLAVLVVFAVIVVAKSVALIPQAEAAVIERLGRYSRTVSGQLTLLVPFIDRVRARIDLRERVVSFPPQPVITEDNLTLNIDTVVYFQVTNPKAAVYEISNYIVGVEQLTTTTLRNVVGGMTLEQTLTSREVINSQLRGVLDEATGRWGLRVARVELRSIDPPPSIQASMEKQMKADREKRAMILTAEGQREAAIKQAEGQKQSEILTAEGAKQAAILAAEADRQSRMLRAQGERAAAYLQAQGQAKAIEKTFAAIKAGRPTPELLAYQYLQVLPEMARGEANKVWVVPSDFGSALQGFTKLLGAPGEDGVFRYQPSPDDEPRHRSEDDSDEVADWFTTQTDPAIAQAVAKAEADARKPVEGVLPAQLDPGLA; via the coding sequence ATGGAAGGCGTCACAACCGGGCTGTTGCTGCTGGCCGTGTTGGTGGTGTTCGCGGTGATCGTGGTCGCCAAGTCGGTCGCGCTGATCCCGCAGGCCGAGGCGGCGGTGATCGAGCGACTCGGCCGCTACAGCCGCACCGTCAGTGGTCAGCTGACCCTGCTTGTCCCGTTCATCGACCGGGTGCGGGCCCGCATCGACCTGCGTGAACGGGTGGTCTCGTTCCCGCCTCAGCCGGTGATCACCGAGGACAACCTGACGCTCAACATCGACACCGTCGTCTACTTCCAGGTGACCAACCCCAAGGCCGCGGTGTATGAGATCAGCAACTACATCGTCGGGGTGGAACAGCTGACCACCACCACGCTGCGCAATGTCGTCGGCGGGATGACGCTGGAGCAGACGTTGACCTCCCGCGAGGTGATCAACAGCCAGCTGCGCGGCGTGCTCGACGAGGCGACCGGGCGCTGGGGCCTGCGGGTGGCCCGGGTGGAGCTGCGCAGCATCGACCCGCCGCCGTCGATCCAGGCGTCGATGGAGAAGCAGATGAAGGCGGACCGCGAGAAGCGGGCCATGATCTTGACTGCCGAGGGCCAGCGCGAGGCCGCGATCAAGCAGGCCGAGGGCCAGAAGCAGTCCGAGATCCTGACCGCCGAGGGTGCCAAGCAGGCGGCGATCCTGGCCGCCGAGGCCGACCGGCAGTCGCGGATGTTGCGGGCCCAAGGTGAACGCGCCGCCGCCTACCTGCAGGCCCAGGGCCAGGCCAAAGCGATCGAGAAGACCTTCGCCGCGATCAAGGCCGGCCGACCCACCCCTGAGCTGCTGGCCTACCAGTATCTGCAGGTGCTGCCGGAGATGGCGCGGGGCGAGGCCAACAAGGTGTGGGTGGTGCCCAGTGATTTCGGCTCCGCCCTGCAGGGCTTCACCAAGCTGCTCGGCGCGCCCGGCGAAGACGGAGTTTTCCGCTACCAGCCGTCGCCGGACGACGAGCCGCGGCACCGGTCCGAGGACGACAGCGACGAAGTCGCCGACTGGTTCACCACCCAGACCGATCCGGCGATCGCCCAGGCGGTTGCCAAGGCGGAGGCCGACGCGCGCAAGCCGGTCGAGGGCGTGTTGCCGGCGCAGCTCGATCCCGGTCTGGCGTGA